GCGGGCACTTTTTGAACGCtgtaaaattttgaaataaaatataagttttaaattaaatgatATATGCTTTTGTTTTGGTAGTAAGATGAAATAGATCATTCATACTGGATCAACAAGCTCTGAAAACGAAGTATGCAAGTAATACCTACAAgaagttttgttaaaaaaacacagtGGCCATAAAGGTATAGACTCCCTCAAAAGCGAAAAAGCAGTTCACAAAACTCACCTTTTTCGAATGTCTCACATCTTTAGTTCTTCaaacaagaataaaataaatccGCCTTACACCACTCCCGAATTATCATAaactatttctttaaaataataagttcaatGTGATGTCTCTAGGTAGTCACATTTTGTCGTTTATTTTTGGTTAATTTCAACGattgcttttttaatttcacaacAAACACAACCACTCCATCAGCGGCAAATATTAAGAGCTTTCAAAATCGAACTACAAGAATTTCTGTGTTCGAAAAGTATTCTTTTCCTTCAGTTGATCGAATGTTACTATTGTCAGAAGACATGGTTTTTACATAgacatgtattttatttttcatccaAATGTCAATCTTTTTGTGAAAGACTTGACTTAATTTCTATGTTTTTATCAGACTACCAGCTACTGACTGACTTATAAGCCGCTTAGACGGGCGCTGTTGTTCAATTATTAGGAAACAATAACTTCCGAACAAATTTccttttcctaatttttttaactgccTACTTTACGTTCTTGGAACCAGGTGACTATAGAAAACTATACCATTCGAAAATATCATTCCAATAagctgtaaaaaacaaaacatcctAAAACGTTTCTGCGTTGCTCATATGAGTTACGTAAGTTAAATTGTTGTTAGGTAACAACAACAGCTCATGCAATACGTCACAAAGAACAACTAAAGATGAGAATTATATAGCATCATCTCATAATGAATGTCAAATATGGTTGGTAGTTCAAATGACGTTTGACTAGTATTTTCACAGAGACAAACTTAGATAAAAGTTTCGACCCAAGACGCAAGCCAGGAAAGATAGCTGGCTTTGTAAATTGGTCtacatatttttgtaatttctgaTAATTATGGATTAGCAATATAAATAAATTGAGATTTTTAACCATATTTTTTCGACTTTTGTGATACAAATAAACattgaagataaaaaagatCATCTTTACACATAAAGCGTATTGACTCGAACTTTTTCGGTAAACGAATTGTCCGAACCTACTTTTTCTTTCTGAACAACTTGAACAAAACGTTGTTTTGGGAAAGAGTAgttattgtaaaatttttaaactgcaACATTAATTGTAAGGAGAGGAACTTTAAATCtgtttttgtaagaacatcCTTTTTATGTGTATGCTTGTTTAGTTTCTTTATAATTTAACTAGGAGATTAAAATAttcaaactgtgaaagcatgatGTTGTATTTACTGTTTTGCGAAtgtaaattaaaacaacaagaaaaaatcaCCTGAAATACAATGTTGTCCGCTCCGTTATGCCGCAGTTCGATTCGTCCATGTTTTGTTCGATTCATCACATTTAAAGACACTGCAATGCAGGCTAAAAGCCGGAATGCTGTATGAGAGTACACGTCACATTGTTCAGTTAACCCTTATTTCTGCTTTGTATGAAAAGGTTTTTTACTAAACACGTATtcggaatttttgttttttgttctgcgattttccagattttttttttaacaaacagaaaaaccccGGAAACAGAAAGGtgctttttaatataaaaacttaTAAGATATTCTATGCTGCTAAATTTATGCAGTGTTTTCGCTGTGAAAACGAATGCGTATTGTAATTATCTCTTCCCCGGGTTTATTTTTCTGCAATTGTGTCTAGGGTGGCGCCTGCACGCACAtagcaaaagtaaaaaaaaaagatcttaGGTGAAGACTGGGTTTTACTCTAGAAACGCTTTATAAGATCTTATTTAAACTGTTTATTGGAGCGGACAAAAGTTTTCAACATATTCATCATGAAGTATGATGTAAATTTTTCGCAACCCTTTATATATTGATATATCTTTACACCATCAAGCGTCTCAGATAACAGTTTTTATTGATATACCAGTTTTTAATGActcgattattttttttctaaagtctCATATGTACACAGTGTAATTCGATCTGTTTACTTTGATGTGCCACACAATGACTTTctagcttttttttttttgcacaaaaactTCCATTACGAGAGTAACAAGTTGGTAAATATGGCACGAAAAGTATTTTTGTGGAGTGCCTCTCGTTGTATTTCAACAGCCTTTGAAAGATCAATGATGGAAATCCAAAACACACATTTTCTTCATGAACCATACACAGCCAGTTATTATTACGGTCCAGAACGGCAAAGCAGCAGGTACGTGTCTACTCCGGTTGATCCAAATGTTTCGTATCAGGAAAGGTTTCAACTGCTGACTAAAAATTACGAGGGTATGCAGGCTGTATTTTCAAAGAATTTAGCTTACACTATCGAAAATCATTTTGAAGAATTGCTGAGGACTGAATTACGGGAATTTCAACACACCTTTCTAATCCGAAATCCTAGAAAATCAGTTATCAGCCTCTATAGAGTGTCACTCGATCCACTATTTTTAAATTGGGATTTCTTTGATCCTGTCGAAGCTGGATTCAAGCAACTGTATGATTTGTATCAGTTCATTAAAATTCACTTAGACCAGCAACCGGTGGTTATTGATGCCGATGATTTGTTGGTTAACCCGGCTGgtacaatgaaaggtaatttttgggcttttaacttatttttacttCTGTAGTTAGACTAATTAAATTCGACATGTTATTTACAAAAGTTCAACTTAATGTGACGACTATTTACTTCCTTATTTGTCATGTAGGAAGTACATGTAGAGTCATGTCATGTAGAGTTTTATATCGCACAGGAATGGGCTCTAGAGACGGATTTTGTGGCTCCCTCCCCACAGATCATAATCATTTTCTAGGGATAATAAGAACTGCACAGAGAATTAGTCACTTATTTCACCGATGTTTATTTTGCAATAACTTCAAGAGAGGACATTCAGTAATGACATAAAGTCTacattattaagaaaaaaaaggccAAGGGCTTGAACTTTGTTATTATTCGGTTCAATGTGTAGCTAAGCCACACATCTTGAATGTTAGTTACACGAAAGTTTAGCAGTCAAAAGGAAAAGAAACTTTAAATATAGTAGCCAGTTCCATCAGGTACTTACTGTCGTTTTAACTATGCCAGTGTCGAAAAAGAGGAATTATCAACCAGTATTTGATCTTAACTAGCTCTAGTCAAGTAGCTAGTTACAGAGTCAGCGAACAGGttgaaacaatttctttttattttatggaATAACTTCTTCTGGGATATTTATATATAACTACTGGCAAAGTAAAAATGATACAGCTCATTATAAATATTAGTATATtaaagagtaattttaaaatttattattttgtgcgACTTCGGAAATTGtttaactatagctagctacctaccttcaatttttaaatacaaacatACAAATTGAAATTCCTCACGACTATGTCCCTTTAAACTTCGAAGCAGAAATTTAAGATCGTGAGCTGAAGTCCTAGCAGATCGTGTGTCTGTCTGGCAAAGTCGattatattattaaaatttttctacAAAATCACTTATAAACTTCCCCTAACACTATATTGGATATTTTAAGCTTTTGTCTACgtttttaattggttaaaacaAATCATGTGATAGAATAAGGCGGTGTGATCAGCTCTGAATTGCGTTGTATGCGAATTTAAATTTCTCATGCCTGGTTTTAAGACCACAGGGAATGCAGTTACTTGTTATAAACTAACGTGTGGGTAACGTGACGggtaatttaaaaatgttattgttgttgtctaTTTCGCAGACTACTTTGTTTATTTTCGTCGCAGACTATTTATTGAAGTTTCGAACATGCCATTTTGTGATAACCACAATTAACTTTAAAAAGTGTTTCTAAGCTGCTTTAAGTAACTAGTCTATATAGTAATAAAGTTATCCCGTCTGTAATTCCCATAGTGGATGTATCAATTTGTTCTTAAAAAAGGACGTTAAATATGTCAAAAGAGAAGCTAAGAAACGGTAAAATAAACCTCACGTAATAAGTTTGAGGCTAAAGAAATTAGAAACGGGCTAGTGCTTTCTGGTCCCCAGAACTTTTTCGGTTTAAGACCTCAGAAAACAGCTCTGGATCCGTCTGGTCACGTGATGACAAATGCGCCACTATAT
Above is a window of Hydractinia symbiolongicarpus strain clone_291-10 chromosome 3, HSymV2.1, whole genome shotgun sequence DNA encoding:
- the LOC130636322 gene encoding uncharacterized protein LOC130636322, with the translated sequence MARKVFLWSASRCISTAFERSMMEIQNTHFLHEPYTASYYYGPERQSSRYVSTPVDPNVSYQERFQLLTKNYEGMQAVFSKNLAYTIENHFEELLRTELREFQHTFLIRNPRKSVISLYRVSLDPLFLNWDFFDPVEAGFKQLYDLYQFIKIHLDQQPVVIDADDLLVNPAGTMKAYCKATNLPFSEDMLQWEPGLIPTCPFSVWHSKMAKSAGFIKQTAEQLENFENLDDFPIEVQTCVKESESYYELLKKQKTLPINVN